A segment of the Sanyastnella coralliicola genome:
ATGAACCTATCCTATCGTTTACTGAAGGATGTTTCACCGTGGAGGTGACTGACCTTGACACAGGTTGCAAAACAACACACGTTGGATACGCCACGCCTTCTATTCTAGGCGACTTTAAAGACGCTTTCAATATGGACGGTTACGATGCACGTGTAACGGCATCTGACTTGATGGCCACGCTCGGACTTTACGGTACGATGGCCTCAACAAAAGCTGACTTTAATTGCAGCGGACATACAGGAATCGAAGACCTACTCCAGTTTCTTACAGCATTTGGCACTGGTGTAGAGTGATTAAATAGCAGAACGACAAAAAAACCGCCTCGAGGGGCGGTTTTTTTTATCTCTTAGAATCGGTCGAGATCCACAGGTCTCATGACACCGAACCATTTCAATACTTGCTCTCCAACACCTGGAACATCTACGTGAATTAAGTAGACTCCTCCGGCGATTGGAACATTCGCTTGGTTCTTCAAATCCCAATCCAACGAAGTCAGTGGGTCTGCCTTGTTGTATTGACGAATCAAGGTTCCGTTCAAGCTGTAAATCGATACTGTACAAACCTCTGGTAGGTTCGTAATCTTCACACGGTTATCTAGCTTGCTATCCTCGTACTGAGAGTAAGCGTAGTATGGATTCGGCACCACATTGATTTCATCCAACACTTCCGTTAGCACAGAACCGTTGGTGGTTTGAGTTGCCACTCCACGCGTGCTGAAACCGTAGTATGGGTTCCAGAAGTTCGCGTCGTTGCCATACACTTCGTAATCACGCTGGCTTGGAGAGTATTTCTCGTAAGCTTTAGCCACACGAAGGCTGACACGGACATCAACTGGGATCAATCCTTCTTCTACCGATAGCATTTCGAAATCAGGATTCACCAAAGAAGAACCTACCCAAGTACACGCACGGAATACGCGGCGCTGGTTCGTGCTTGAGTAATCACTTTCCAAGTTGGTGTAGATGTAGTTTCCTTCATCGTAGGCCGGCATGCGGTTGTCTGTGTTCTCTTCGTACTGCGCATTCTTGAATACGTAGATCCAGTGCTGTCCACCTGCGTAAATGGTATTGCCTAGGTTTGAGCTGATACGCGACGATGGGTTCCAGATCATGTCGTTCCCATTATCTGCTGAGAACCATGAATCTTCACCGAACGCCATGTTCAATCGTTCCCCTGTTCCCACATCAATGGCGTATCCAGGGAACCATCCCATACCAATCGGCTGCGCTCCATTCAAGGTGGCTTCGCTTGCGCTTCCACCTTCGGCTACGGTGCGTCCATTCTTGTCAACAGAAGCGTGACGACGTAAACGCATCTTCTCAGGATCATCAAAGTCTCCTCCGATTTGATCACGTTCATCTTGGATCAACTCTTCAATAGGCTGCATCTCGAGCACCGCGGCACGTGTCCACTTGCTCTTGTCGCTCGTCAGCACGATGTCTACGTTATTCAGTCCGCTGATGTTTGAGAATGGACTTAAGTCTCCTTCCAATCCATCAACTGTTGGGGCTACCGCCGGAATCAGTACCGATTCAGTCGCTCCCACTGGAGTCACTTCACCTGTGTATGAACACAAGGCATACGGTGCCCATGTTCCTCCGATAACTCCTTCGTAGACTTCCTCTTCATCCAATGGATCACCTGGCTTGAGGTCATCGAAGATCACTTCTTCTTCTACGTCGTCGTTTTCGGTGTTCTGTGTTCCTGAGCGAATCCAGTTCAACTCGCTGAATCCTTCCTGATCAGGAATTCCTAGTAACCATGGTTGAGATGCGTCTGCAAACTCTATGCTTCCGTCAATGAGATCCGTGTAGCTTCCGTTGTTTGGATAATCATACTGTTCCCAGGTGATGGAAATACCCCAATCGAGCAAGAGCTGTTCGTTCTCAATATTGATCGCACGTGACGACAACTTCGTAGCGCGTTCATCATTCGATGGATCGTCATCCTCCAACATCGTTAGGTTGGTGATCTCCCAGAAGGCAGAATCACTTTCCAAGCCTTGATCTTGTGGAGCCAAGCGCAATTCGAAATCAGCAGCTGGTACGTTGAGTGGATCAACCACTTTCACGTCAACTGGTCCTGCCCCACCTTCGTAAGTCAGGTTGCTGGTGAAGGTATTGGCAACAATGTCAGCTTCACTCGCCGCTGTGATAGTCAAATTCAACGTACCGTTTCCTTTTCCTTCGTAACGGGTCAATTCGATACCATCACCATAGGAAGCGAAGGTAGACGTCCCTCCTGCCTCAGGTGCAGGTGAATGAGGAATTCCGGTGTACACCTTAATCGCTGTACCTCCTGCTGCCGAGCGGCTTGCCTTGTACTGTTCGTCTTGTCCGGTAAGAAGAATAGGATTGTACTGCTCGTAGTTGTTGTAACCGTAAGCCAAGGCCATGAAGTAGTAGGTCTTGTGATTCACCAGACGGTTATCTCCTTGGGCAAAGGCATCGTTTAAGATGCGGAATGAATGACGAATTCCTTCGTTCTCTCCGTTCGCCATCAAGGTTGGAACAGGAATACCGAACTCTGCATTCAATGGTGTATTCACCACCACATCCACCGTGTCTTCCAAGTCAACTGTGTATAACAAGCGTGCACGATCTGGGTCTTCCAAATCAGCCACAGATACTGTTGCATCTGACAATTGGTAGATCTGGTATCCTTGGAAGCGGTACTTGCGTTCATCTACAGTCAACTGCTCACCAGAAGTGGTAAACTCAGGAATCGCAGGATCAAAGGCTTCGTACTCTTCGTTGAAGTTGTTTGAAAGGGCATTGTCATTCGACAAGTAGAGAATCAACTCCTTATCTAGTTCCTGAATTGTCACGTCCGGAGCATCTGGACCAGAAACGATCTCGAAACAGTTATCGAACAGGGCCTGCGCTTTGTCATCTGCAATTCGAAGCAGGTTCACTGATTCAAATGGATCACCACCCGTAGCGCGAGCATAAACTACCCCAACGGTAATGTTGTTGTAATCTCCTGGCTCCAGGGTAAATGGACCTGCACTCTGCATGAATACACGGTCACCTGGAGGGTTACCTGCCGTCTGTTCTGTCCATGGCTCTGTCGCCTCCCCTTCTGTACCCCAGTTATAAGGGTCGGTATCTCCTGGGAACATGTAATCGGCTTCAATGGTCAAGTCAGCTCCAGTAGCTTCACTGAAGGCATCTCCACCGTAAGCCATTCGCTGTCCGTTTCTCCAGAAACCACGCATGTAGTTGTAGTACTCAATCGCTGTCGTCGGTGCACCGTTTTGTCCACCACCAAAGTTGTGGTAGAGGAACTTGCGCATCCCGAAACGCTCGTTGTCGATGATATCATCTCCATATCCGATTCCAATACCTCCGTATGGGATACCTAAGGAATCAATCGCGTCGCTAAAGTTGATCGTGAGCGGGTTATCTACACCGTCTTCATCTTGGTAAGGACCTTCAAAGAAGTCAACCCCCATAGCAGGTGGGTTTTCACCGTATCCAAGTGAGATGGAACTTGGCTCATCCACGGCATCTCCGTTGTAAGCGTATCCAAGTCCGCGGCCCACGTCACAACCTACGTAGTCATCTGGGAAACCACCAATATCACAGTCAACCCACTGAGCGAAATATGTATTCGTCAGGGTCTGCGTACCCTGGTTGATCATGACGTAGTTATAGAAGGTCATGTTGTTCACCTCATCGTTGGTCGAGAAGGCAAACGCTTGTGCACGAATCTCCATTCCAATCGGCTCTCCTTGGGTCTCCGAGTGGATGTTTCCTTTATCGTTTTGGATCCAGAAGTAGTTGACGTCTCCAAAGAGCGGTACCGCATCTTCACGACGACGTTCAGCACAGTTGATTTCCTGAATGAAGTCGTACCAAGGGTAATCTCCCTGTCCCGGATCGTAGAATCCATTCCCGTTGTAATCAAAGAATGGCGCGAGGTAAAAGTCTTGGCTCAGCGAAACATTTCCGTGCGCTGGGTACTCGAAGAAGTATGACGGGATCGCATATCCAGCGAGGTCATCTTCGAGCTCACAATCAGGGTCTGCTAAACAGTCAAAGTACTGACGATGACGAATTGCATCTGTGCGGACCGTACGGACAAATCCGTCGTACTCTTCACAAGTGGCTTCGTCAATTTCAGCTGCTCCGTCGTTGGTCAGTGGTCCAGCCCAGAAGTCGTTTCCGGTGGCACCATAACGCATGGCCGCGAGTTTCAACTGCTGGTCAGGAGAAATCCCTCCCATCCAGAGTGCCCCTCCGTACATCACACTAACCTCCCCACCGATAGGAACCTCATAGGCTCCTACACTTTGGGCACGGTCATGCCAAAGGGCGCCATTGGTTGACACCAAGGCACGCACATTATTCCATTCAAGGTCGCGGAGGGCAGTAGCAGGAGCACATGCCGCAGCACGTGTCTCATCTAAAATCGAGGGCTGTTCTTCAGCGCGTTGCTGTCGCAATGCGTCAACGAACTCTGCCTTCGTTTGCCCAATAGAGCATAGGGTGAGCAGCCCCCCAAGGAGGGTGCAAATCAGGCGCAAGGATCTCATGTTTCAGGTTTGGACTCCCAAAGTACGACTGCGAATTGGTTCATGCAAAAGGGTAGTGGTGAAAGGGGGTGAATTCTTTCGATTCTACGGCTTTGGTTTCCAGGAAGTCGTATTCCGGCGTCCGGCGTCTGGCGTCCGTTTTTTTTCTGCGCTTTGGGCACGCATGCGTGCCCTTAACCCACCGCGATCTGCGATCCGAGTTCCGCGTTCCTCCTACACCTTCTTCACCACCGCCTCATCCGTATACAACAACCACCCCTCTACCGGTAGCTCTGTCATGCGCTGGCATACGCCTACGTATTCCGCTACTTGATCGTGGTGTTTCTTTTCTTGTTCGCCGGTTTTGTAATCGATGACTACCCATTTGTTTGGGTAGATGACGATGCGGTCTGGACGTAGCTCATTGCCGCGTTCGTCGATGAGGGCGCGTTCGTTGTAGACGGTGCCGGTGCCGTCGAACCAGGGTTGTGCTTCTGGGATGTTGAGGACCTCTTCGATGCTTCGAAAAATGCTTTGCCATTCGTCTTCCGTCATGCGTTGCCATGGGGTGGGAAGGACTTTCAGGCGTGGAAGGTCAGCGTGCGATTCGATGCGCGCGAGTAGGGCGTGAACTTCTTCGCCTCGGGCTCTTGGGGAGAGGTTGTCTCCTTCGGCGCGGAGGTAAGGATCGTCAATGCCGATTTTGAGGCGATCGTCTGCGGAAGCGTGTTGGAAGCGCTTGATGATTTGAACGCCTTGGTCTTCGTCTTGTTCGTGGGTTGGGGTGACGGGGGAGCCTAAGGCCGGTGCGCCTTGCCATGGACTTTCACCGATGACCTGTTTTACGGCTTCGCCGAGATTTCCGAGTAGGTTGTCTGCCCCTTCGTTTGCTTCGAGCAAGATGTGCAATTGATCTACCGCTCGGGTAAGGGAGACATAGACCACATTGAGTTCATCAAGCTTTTCGCGTTCGCGTTCTGCCTCGTATTGATTCTCGACGCTAGTGTTCTTCATCTTGGATAGCGAGAGCACACCGAAAGGCAATCCTAAATTCATCCCTTCGAGGTTGACATGCATCATGGAAGAGGTGCCGCCCCCTTTGGGTTGATTTAAGACAGAGATGACTACCGGGAATTCCAGTCCTTTTGACTTGTGGACGGTCATCACACGGACACCATCTACATCTTCAGGTATTGAGATGCTTCGCTTTTTTCCCTTTTGATCCCATCGCTCCAAGAACCCCTGTAGGCCTTCCGCATCGTCTACTTGACTTTGCAGGGCCATGTCCATGAGTTTTTCGGCGTACGCCGGGAAACGGGAAGAGACACCGAGCAGGTCACTGAGCATCGCTACTAGATCATAGAGCGGCTGTTCAATGAGCAACTCAGGAAATTCAATCTTGAATTCATCCTTTAGGAATCGATGTAGATCGATGCGTGAACGACCACGAACCTTACCCTCTTCATCAGGCTGCGGGAATTGCGTGTATTCACCCAGCAAGGAAACCAAATCGTAGTTTGGATGTAGCGCGGTAAACGCCTGGAAGAACTTCGCATGACCACGTTGATCATCGTTGCGGTTAAGCGCTTTGAGCAGCTGAATAACAGCGAGCGGTGCTACATGTCGGCCGAGTTGTAGACTCTCTTCCGTGATCGACATGATGCGATCGCGATCTGGATCGTCTTCATCGTTCAGTAGGAAACGAGAAATCTCACTTCCGATGCTGTTTGACCTGACCAGGATGGCAATATCTCGGTAGGCAAACCCTTGATTCCGAGCGTCAGCGATTAGATCATAAATACGTTGATGGCGCTCAGGAATGAGCTCTTCATTCTTTTGGAAATAGTAGCCTTGCGCCGTGACATAACCACCGTCTTCGCCCTTCACTCCCTGAACCAAATGATCATAAATGGAACTGTGCTCATCGCTCAGGTGATGTTGCATCAACTCGAAGACCCCGTTATTGAATTCAACAACATTCTTGCGCGAACGCCAGTTGTTTTCAAGCTCATTGGAACTGTAATAACGCACCAAGGCATCTTGACGCTCTTGCATCACACTTCCCTCCTCAACATGTCCGAGCAGGTAGGGTAGGCGTTGTAGCTGGCGCACATCTCCATTTCGCCAACGGTAAATCGCTTGCTTTCCATCCCCTACAATGAGGTTGAATTTCCCTTTAGCGAGGCTGTTTTCAATGAGCGGGAGGAAGTTCTGCCATTGCACCACCGAGGTATCTTGAAACTCGTCAATCATGAAGTGGTGGTAGCGCTCTCCAATGCGTTCGAAGATGAACGGTGCTGGGGAATTGCGCACCAATATTTCAATGGTTCGGTTCAGGTCACTGAAGGTAAAGACGTTGCCTGCAGCTCGCACTTCATCAAGGTTTCGTTCCAATTCACGCAGGGTCGCGAGTTGGAACATGGCTTTTGACAGGTTCAGCTTGAGTCTTGCTTGCCTTCCCTTTTCACCCTCTACAAAACCCAGTACCTCTTCATAACAGGCGGTCAACTGCGGCATCAATGCCTCCACTTCGTGAATTCTGTCTTCATTCTTTTTTGCCACAAGGGAAGCCTCCCCATCGAACTGCTTTCGAATCGTGGCGCTCGGTTCCTTCCATTCTTTCCCTACCCAGCGATCAAAGGCCTTCGGAATATACTGGCTAGCAAAAAGCGCTCGCACTTGGTGATTCTCTATCAACTCAAGGCCGCGCGCTGCCGCTTTGGCCGCTACCGATTCCGCGCTAGCGTATTCAGCCCGGAAAGAAGCCTGCAGACCTAAGAAATCAAACTCTTGTTCTTTGAGCTTGCGCACGATCGGACGAAACTCTTCCTTGAACAATAGCTCACCGAACTTGAGGAGCTCACGCTGCGGATCCCAGCCATCTTCGTCTTCAATGCGTTGCAGGATGAACTGCTCGAGAATCTTTGTCAGCTCTTTTTCTTGAGGCCCCACCTTGTTCAAGAGCAGATCTACCGCATCTACGATCAAGGTTGACTCGTCTAATTCAAGGCGGAAGTCGCCATCAAACGCCAGTTCACGGGTAAATGAACGCACCAAGCGGTTGACAAACTTGTCGATGGTCATGATGCTGATCATGCCGTAATGCGTCATCATGTGATGGTACATGCGCTTGGCCCGACGAATCAATTCATCGCGTGGAATCTTGAGATCTTGGGTCAAGGTCTCGATGTGATCACCTTCACCCGTAGCCAGTTGGCGCATGGCCTTCAAGACACGCGATTTCATCTCATCAGCCGCCTTATTGGTAAAGGTGATGGCGAGGATGTGACGGTAATAGTCTTCCTTCTCCTCGCTCAAGGCTGCCGCTAGGTAATGCTGGACCAACGAGAAGGTCTTTCCGGAACCCGCGCTGGCGCGCAAGACTTCGAAAACAGCTGCTTCAGCAATATGTAAGGAAAGGTCAGACATAGGTAGGCTACAAATATGGACGAATTTCGTGATGAAAATCACTTCTTCTGAGCGCCTCTAGCCCTTAACTTTGAACAGCTTCGGGCAAATGCCGTTGAGATTGTAACAGATACAGAAACTTAGAAGATGATGAAGCACGTAATGATGTTGGCGCTGGCTGCAGCGATGATCACTTTTATCGGGTGTGAAGATCCGGAACCTATTGAAGGAACTCTTCGCCTGGGCGCAAAAGCGATGTACGATGGAAACTCAATGATTATTGGAGATGTCTACACAGACAACAATGATCGTCCGATTAACATCGAACAGTTCCGAACCTACATCTCAAGTATGAAGGCGGTGAAAGATGATGGAACCATCGTGCACATCAAGGCGATAGATCAAATCAACTTTGCGGAGAGCTGGTTCTTCGATGCGACGCTTCCTGCAGGAGATTACTCTGCGATTACCTTCGGAATTGGTGTTCCAGAATCAATCAATGCAGATCAAGATCCGGCACAGTACCCGAACGATCACGTACTTGGCTTCACCGGAAACAACGGTATGTTCTGGTCGTGGAACTCTGGCTACATCTTTACCAAATTTGAAGGAAAAACTGCCTTGGACGGAGATGAAAACAGCATGACGGATCCATACGCATTCCACGTGGGTACCGACAACTTTTACGAAGAGTTCACTTTCAATGTAGACTTCGAAATTGATGAAGCGCGTACCGATGTCGACATAATCTTCAACTGTGAGCAATTCCTTGAAGGCACGGATGACTCTATTGATCTAGCGACAGACAACATCACGCACACCGCAGATAATATTCCGTTGGCGGAACGCTTTATGGCGCTCTTCCGCGACGGCATCAATGTGGAGCTAGCGAATTGAAAAAATGGTCGGCATACCTCGTGCTTGGTCTTGTAGCGTTTATTGCTTGCAAGGAAGAACGCGTATTGCCTGATCAAAATGCAGAAGCCGACTTCGAATATATCGAAGTGGAGACACCAGCAGGTTTTCCGGCCATCGATTACCCGATGGAAAACAGACCGACCACAGAACGCATCGAACTGGGGCGACTCCTATTCCACGATGCGCGATTGTCACGTGACAATACCGTGAGCTGCGCTTCGTGTCACTTGGCCAGTCATTCATTTGCAGACAATGAGGCACAGAGCGTGGGTGTGGACGGATTACGCGGTGATCGAAATGCACCTTCATTAGCCAACGTCGCATACCATCCTTACTTCTTTATGGATGGAGGAGTACAGACCCTCGAACGCCAAGTCATTGCACCCTTAGACAATGTCCTTGAAATGGATCACGACATCGTTGAAGTCAGCGATGAACTGGCCCAAGATGAATTACTCAACACTCTTGCGCAAGCCGCTTATGGAAGAAACCTCGATCCTTTCGTATTGACCCGATCGATTGCCGCTTACGAGCGTACATTATTGTCTGGTGATAGTCCGTATGACCGCTATTTGCAGGGTGATCAATTCGCCTTGACGGCGGAAGAAAAAGCGGGCATGGAGTTGTTCTTTTCAGAACGCACCCAATGCGGCAGTTGCCACAGCGGATTCTTGTTGACAGATTTCAGCTTCAACAACATTGGGTTGGAGGAAGAATACCTAGACAAAGGACGTCGCCGCGTATCTGGGGATGAATCAGACAACGGCAAGTTCAAGACACCGAGTCTTCGTAATGTCGCCTTAACGGCACCTTACATGCACGACGGAAGTCTTCGAACCTTGGAAGAAGTGATTGATCATTTTAACTCAGGCGGTGTCGACCACGACCTGAAAGACGATCGCATACAACAACTAAACCTCACCGAAGAGGAACAGTCTCAACTCAAAGCATTTTTATTGGCACTGACGGATAAGTCGTTCGTGACCGAGGCTTTGACTGCAGGAAACTGATTCTCTGTAGATTTGTAATAGCACTATGCAACGACGCATTCTACATATCGTACTGGCATTTATCGGGATTACTATCACGATGGCCAGCTGTAAGCATGACATTCCAGAAGTGGAAGAAGAGATTGTGATGGTTGGGACTCCTTACAATTTGGAGATCCCTCCATTCTTCCCTCCGATGGACATCCCTGCAGACAATCCATTGACCGTGGAAGGTGTAGAATTGGGTCGTCACCTTTTCTGGGAGGTAGCCCTTTCAGGAGACAACACGATGAGCTGTGGTTCATGCCATTTCCCGGAACATTCCTTTTCTGACCCTGCACAATTTAGCGTCGGCATCACTGGAGCTGTCGGCACACGCCAATCAATGGCCCTACTCAACCTCGGATGGGCCCGTGATTACTTCTGGGACGGGCGCGCACCAACGCTCGAAGAGCAAGTACGCGAACCGATTCCGAACCCAATTGAAATGAATCAGTCGTGGGAAGACGCCCTCGAAAAGCTGCGCAATATTGACGCCTACCCGCCGATGTATGCCGATGCCTTTGGAACAACCGAGATCACTGAAGACCGCACCGTTAAAGCCATTGCTTCTTTCTTGCGCACCATGATCTCAGCTAATTCGAAGTTCGATCAGTGGCGCCAAGGCGACTACATCATGACCGACAGCGAATGGCGCGGTTACGAGCTCTTCAACAAAGAAGGCGGTGACCCCGAAGAAGTTCAAGGCGGCGAATTCGGAGCAGACTGTTTCCACTGCCACGTAGAGGCCGGACTACAGTTCACAGACTACCTCCCCCACAACAACGGACTCGACAGCATCTTCACCGACCTCGGCTACGGTGGTGTCACAGGAAATCCACTGGATTACGGGAAATTCAAAACCCCATCACTGCGCAACGTAGAACTCTCAGCCCCCTACATGCACGACGGTCGTTTCGAGACCCTCGAAGAAGTCATCGAACACTACAATTCCGGCGGTGTCGCTTCCGAAACAGTAGACCCGTTCATGAAGTACACCACAGGCGGCCTCTCCCTACCACCCCAAAGCAAGGAGGACTTGATCAATTTCCTAAAGATGCTCACGGATACGAGCTTCACGACGAACCCTGATTTTCAGAATCCGCACTAGACGGTAGACGGTAGACGGTGGACGGTGGACGGTGGACCGGAAGAATAAATAATGAATTTGAATAGTGAATGGTGAATTGAAGGTACTCCCCGAAAGTTCATTATTCAGTATTCATTAGTTATTAATCATTATTCGAGGAGGTACGTGGTTCGTGGTTCGTGGTTCGTGGTTCGTGGTTCGTGGAGACTAATCATCCTATCCGCCTCAGGCGGACTAATCATGCTTTCAGCCTACCGCATACCGCATACTGCCTACCGCCTACAAATAGGGTAAACCTCACTCTCTCTGTATGATTATTAGATATCGTAAATCGATGCTGTTGATTTAACTCACCGGAAGACATTTTCGAAATCTTATTGCCAATCTAATCATCTGACAAACTCCATCTGCTATGAGAATCGCCCTCTCTCTCACATTCTTGTGCGTTGTTCAATTGCTTAGTGCTCAGTATAAAGGTGACGACTTTTGGTTTGCATTTGTTCCGCAACCGGAAGATGAAGCCGATAGTGAATTATCCTTAATTATTGGTTGTGACGAAGAAACCGTCATTGACATTTCTGCCCCTCACTTGCTTTGGGACACAACTCTCACTGTTGACGCGAATTCAATCGAAGCGTTTGTCTTCCCCAATGATTTATTGCTTGACGAATATGACGGAGCATCAGTCTCCATGAATGGAATTCACGTAAATAGTTCAGCACCTATTTCCTTGCAGACAGGATCTAGTTACTCCTACAATGCAGGAAGTGTCAATTTATTTCCGTCTAGTTTAAACGGGCAACACTATATCCACGAAAAGTGGAATGGTGCGGCCATTGGAAGTGAAAGTACTCTTCTGATGGTAGCCAATGAAGATGATACTCAAGTATCCGTATTGCAGACTGATGGTTTCAACAACGAAGAACAAATCTTCTTTTTGGAGGAAGGGCAAGTTGGATATGTGCACTTAGAATATCAGGAGTATGATTGGTTTGAGGTCGACGCGAACCATCCAATCAGCGTATACTCGGTAGCCAGTTGCGTTCAACTTCCTGTTGGGTGTGGGGCATGTGACTTAGTAGCCTATCAAAATCGTCCGAATCAGCTTTCAGGAC
Coding sequences within it:
- a CDS encoding UvrD-helicase domain-containing protein codes for the protein MSDLSLHIAEAAVFEVLRASAGSGKTFSLVQHYLAAALSEEKEDYYRHILAITFTNKAADEMKSRVLKAMRQLATGEGDHIETLTQDLKIPRDELIRRAKRMYHHMMTHYGMISIMTIDKFVNRLVRSFTRELAFDGDFRLELDESTLIVDAVDLLLNKVGPQEKELTKILEQFILQRIEDEDGWDPQRELLKFGELLFKEEFRPIVRKLKEQEFDFLGLQASFRAEYASAESVAAKAAARGLELIENHQVRALFASQYIPKAFDRWVGKEWKEPSATIRKQFDGEASLVAKKNEDRIHEVEALMPQLTACYEEVLGFVEGEKGRQARLKLNLSKAMFQLATLRELERNLDEVRAAGNVFTFSDLNRTIEILVRNSPAPFIFERIGERYHHFMIDEFQDTSVVQWQNFLPLIENSLAKGKFNLIVGDGKQAIYRWRNGDVRQLQRLPYLLGHVEEGSVMQERQDALVRYYSSNELENNWRSRKNVVEFNNGVFELMQHHLSDEHSSIYDHLVQGVKGEDGGYVTAQGYYFQKNEELIPERHQRIYDLIADARNQGFAYRDIAILVRSNSIGSEISRFLLNDEDDPDRDRIMSITEESLQLGRHVAPLAVIQLLKALNRNDDQRGHAKFFQAFTALHPNYDLVSLLGEYTQFPQPDEEGKVRGRSRIDLHRFLKDEFKIEFPELLIEQPLYDLVAMLSDLLGVSSRFPAYAEKLMDMALQSQVDDAEGLQGFLERWDQKGKKRSISIPEDVDGVRVMTVHKSKGLEFPVVISVLNQPKGGGTSSMMHVNLEGMNLGLPFGVLSLSKMKNTSVENQYEAEREREKLDELNVVYVSLTRAVDQLHILLEANEGADNLLGNLGEAVKQVIGESPWQGAPALGSPVTPTHEQDEDQGVQIIKRFQHASADDRLKIGIDDPYLRAEGDNLSPRARGEEVHALLARIESHADLPRLKVLPTPWQRMTEDEWQSIFRSIEEVLNIPEAQPWFDGTGTVYNERALIDERGNELRPDRIVIYPNKWVVIDYKTGEQEKKHHDQVAEYVGVCQRMTELPVEGWLLYTDEAVVKKV
- a CDS encoding MbnP family protein; this encodes MMKHVMMLALAAAMITFIGCEDPEPIEGTLRLGAKAMYDGNSMIIGDVYTDNNDRPINIEQFRTYISSMKAVKDDGTIVHIKAIDQINFAESWFFDATLPAGDYSAITFGIGVPESINADQDPAQYPNDHVLGFTGNNGMFWSWNSGYIFTKFEGKTALDGDENSMTDPYAFHVGTDNFYEEFTFNVDFEIDEARTDVDIIFNCEQFLEGTDDSIDLATDNITHTADNIPLAERFMALFRDGINVELAN
- a CDS encoding cytochrome-c peroxidase; this translates as MKKWSAYLVLGLVAFIACKEERVLPDQNAEADFEYIEVETPAGFPAIDYPMENRPTTERIELGRLLFHDARLSRDNTVSCASCHLASHSFADNEAQSVGVDGLRGDRNAPSLANVAYHPYFFMDGGVQTLERQVIAPLDNVLEMDHDIVEVSDELAQDELLNTLAQAAYGRNLDPFVLTRSIAAYERTLLSGDSPYDRYLQGDQFALTAEEKAGMELFFSERTQCGSCHSGFLLTDFSFNNIGLEEEYLDKGRRRVSGDESDNGKFKTPSLRNVALTAPYMHDGSLRTLEEVIDHFNSGGVDHDLKDDRIQQLNLTEEEQSQLKAFLLALTDKSFVTEALTAGN
- a CDS encoding cytochrome-c peroxidase, with product MQRRILHIVLAFIGITITMASCKHDIPEVEEEIVMVGTPYNLEIPPFFPPMDIPADNPLTVEGVELGRHLFWEVALSGDNTMSCGSCHFPEHSFSDPAQFSVGITGAVGTRQSMALLNLGWARDYFWDGRAPTLEEQVREPIPNPIEMNQSWEDALEKLRNIDAYPPMYADAFGTTEITEDRTVKAIASFLRTMISANSKFDQWRQGDYIMTDSEWRGYELFNKEGGDPEEVQGGEFGADCFHCHVEAGLQFTDYLPHNNGLDSIFTDLGYGGVTGNPLDYGKFKTPSLRNVELSAPYMHDGRFETLEEVIEHYNSGGVASETVDPFMKYTTGGLSLPPQSKEDLINFLKMLTDTSFTTNPDFQNPH